In Microbacterium foliorum, the following proteins share a genomic window:
- the nadB gene encoding L-aspartate oxidase → MNVIVVGSGIAGLTAALHAREAGHSVTVVTKGAIGDGCTGYAQGGVAGIYGAGDSAAQHAADTIDAGAGLSDAAAVEVLVRDGAARIAELIARGVAFDRSPDGELLLGREAAHRHARIVHAGGDATGAAIAEALVAAVRSAEITVVEGAFLADVIVDDGTARGIRVVVDGVTSDLSADAVILATGGAGHLFAHTTNPLGATGDGIAAALRIGAAVADLEFVQFHPTILAEGPAFLVSEAVRGEGATLIDAAGRRFVFDTHPDGELAPRDVVARAIARQTARQGSPVHLDATMIGGPRLADRFPTIDRVTRERGFDWASEPIPVTPAAHYLMGGVVTDLDGRTSIHGLFAVGEVARTGVHGANRLASNSLLEGAVFSARAAAALDAPWQHPQTDTRVEPVNDAMRDDGRGSDDVDADGTAFDRAALQRLMWDHVGLLRSEDGLRHAVITVRRWLAAAPDPTTVAEREDANLLLLGEATASAALARTDSIGAHFRDPVTAPLLETV, encoded by the coding sequence ATGAACGTCATCGTCGTCGGATCGGGGATCGCCGGACTGACCGCAGCGCTGCACGCGCGAGAGGCCGGGCACTCGGTCACCGTCGTGACGAAGGGCGCGATCGGCGACGGCTGCACGGGGTACGCGCAGGGTGGCGTCGCCGGGATCTACGGCGCAGGCGACTCGGCGGCGCAGCACGCGGCCGACACGATCGATGCGGGGGCAGGGCTCTCGGATGCGGCCGCCGTCGAGGTTCTCGTGCGAGACGGCGCGGCACGGATCGCCGAGCTGATCGCCCGAGGCGTCGCATTCGACCGGTCGCCGGACGGCGAGCTCCTGCTCGGACGCGAGGCTGCTCACCGTCACGCCCGCATCGTCCATGCCGGCGGGGATGCCACCGGAGCGGCGATCGCCGAGGCGCTGGTGGCCGCTGTCCGCAGCGCCGAGATCACCGTCGTCGAAGGCGCCTTCCTCGCAGACGTGATCGTCGACGACGGCACCGCGCGTGGCATCCGCGTCGTGGTCGACGGCGTGACTTCCGACCTCTCAGCCGATGCAGTGATCCTCGCGACGGGCGGCGCCGGTCACCTCTTCGCGCACACCACGAACCCCCTGGGCGCCACAGGAGACGGCATCGCCGCCGCACTGCGCATCGGCGCCGCGGTCGCGGACCTCGAGTTCGTGCAGTTCCATCCGACGATCCTGGCCGAGGGCCCCGCGTTCCTCGTCTCCGAAGCCGTGCGCGGCGAAGGGGCGACCCTGATCGACGCGGCCGGTCGGCGATTCGTCTTCGACACCCACCCCGACGGCGAACTCGCCCCGCGCGATGTCGTCGCCCGGGCGATCGCCCGACAGACCGCCCGGCAAGGCTCCCCCGTGCATCTCGACGCGACGATGATCGGCGGACCCCGGCTCGCAGATCGGTTCCCGACCATCGATCGGGTCACGCGTGAACGGGGTTTCGACTGGGCGTCCGAGCCGATTCCCGTGACACCGGCCGCGCACTACCTTATGGGCGGCGTCGTCACCGACCTCGACGGCCGCACGTCCATCCATGGCCTGTTCGCGGTGGGCGAGGTCGCGCGGACGGGCGTGCACGGAGCGAATCGCCTCGCCTCGAACTCCCTGCTCGAAGGCGCCGTCTTCAGCGCACGAGCGGCAGCGGCGCTCGATGCACCCTGGCAGCATCCCCAGACGGACACCCGTGTCGAGCCTGTGAACGACGCGATGCGCGACGATGGCCGGGGCTCGGACGACGTGGACGCCGACGGCACCGCGTTCGATCGCGCAGCACTCCAGCGCTTGATGTGGGACCACGTGGGCCTGCTGCGCTCGGAAGACGGTCTCCGGCATGCCGTGATCACGGTGCGTCGCTGGCTCGCCGCCGCCCCCGACCCCACGACCGTCGCCGAGCGCGAGGACGCGAACCTGCTCCTGCTCGGCGAGGCGACGGCATCCGCAGCTCTCGCCCGCACCGACTCGATCGGTGCGCACTTCCGCGACCCCGTCACCGCACCTCTCCTGGAGACCGTCTGA
- the nadA gene encoding quinolinate synthase NadA → MSITFVPTPVVQPIDASVDHAIQSIVSGASTDATCTTDLAVGPWDFDSRPGYGPGSSMGDVIPTGAPRQGELPAEYREASEDDLDERIRAAKATLGDRAVVLGHFYQREEVVRHADYVGDSFQLATAAKERPDAEAIVFCGVHFMAETADLLSGPDQAVILPNLAAGCSMADMADIDQVEDCWEQLADVLGDLDAEDEDGRVPVIPVTYMNSSAAIKGFVGRHGGIVCTSSNAQTVLEWAFERGRRVLFFPDQHLGRNTAKAMGVPLEQMPMWNPRKALGGSSAAELVDSRVILWHGFCSVHRRFTVDQIDQARAEHPGVRVIVHPESPMAVVDAADEAGSTDYIRRAIAAATTPTTFAIGTEINLVRRLAAQFPQHEIFCLDPVVCPCSTMYRIHPGYLAWVLEELVAGRTPNRITVTADVADPARIALERMLAAKPPVVASAR, encoded by the coding sequence ATGAGCATCACCTTCGTTCCGACGCCGGTCGTCCAGCCGATCGACGCCTCCGTCGACCACGCGATCCAGTCGATCGTGTCGGGCGCATCGACAGATGCGACATGCACGACCGATCTCGCCGTCGGGCCCTGGGACTTCGACTCCCGCCCGGGCTATGGCCCTGGTTCGTCTATGGGTGACGTCATCCCGACCGGGGCACCGCGTCAGGGAGAGCTCCCTGCCGAGTACCGCGAGGCGAGCGAGGACGACCTCGACGAGCGCATCCGCGCGGCGAAGGCGACGCTCGGCGACCGTGCCGTCGTCCTCGGACACTTCTACCAGCGCGAAGAGGTGGTGCGGCACGCCGACTATGTGGGCGACTCGTTCCAGCTCGCGACCGCCGCGAAGGAGCGCCCCGATGCCGAGGCCATCGTGTTCTGCGGCGTGCACTTCATGGCCGAGACGGCCGACCTGCTCTCCGGCCCCGATCAGGCGGTGATCCTGCCGAACCTCGCGGCCGGGTGCTCGATGGCCGATATGGCCGACATCGATCAGGTCGAGGACTGCTGGGAACAGCTCGCCGACGTGCTCGGCGACCTCGACGCGGAGGACGAGGACGGTCGAGTGCCGGTGATCCCCGTCACGTACATGAACTCCTCCGCCGCGATCAAGGGCTTCGTCGGCCGACACGGCGGGATCGTCTGCACCTCGTCGAACGCGCAGACCGTGCTCGAGTGGGCCTTCGAGCGCGGGCGACGAGTTCTGTTCTTCCCCGACCAGCACCTCGGACGCAACACCGCGAAGGCGATGGGCGTGCCTCTCGAGCAGATGCCGATGTGGAACCCTCGCAAGGCGCTCGGCGGCTCTTCCGCGGCGGAGCTCGTCGACTCCCGGGTGATCCTGTGGCACGGGTTCTGTTCGGTGCACCGCCGGTTCACCGTAGACCAGATCGACCAGGCGCGGGCGGAGCACCCCGGCGTCCGGGTGATCGTGCACCCGGAGAGCCCCATGGCCGTCGTCGACGCGGCTGATGAGGCGGGTTCGACCGATTACATCCGCCGAGCGATCGCCGCGGCGACCACCCCGACGACGTTCGCGATCGGCACCGAGATCAACCTCGTCCGCCGCCTCGCGGCGCAGTTCCCGCAGCACGAGATCTTCTGCCTCGACCCGGTGGTGTGCCCCTGCTCGACGATGTATCGCATCCACCCCGGGTACCTCGCCTGGGTGCTGGAAGAGCTCGTCGCGGGTCGCACCCCGAACCGGATCACGGTGACGGCCGATGTGGCCGATCCCGCTCGCATCGCTCTCGAGCGGATGCTGGCGGCGAAGCCGCCCGTGGTGGCGAGCGCACGATGA
- a CDS encoding NUDIX hydrolase, producing MTQTRGIDVAVSTVILTLRRTEDGAAVLALPLVLRTREPFADQWALPGGWLTPTESPVDAAARTLAETTGLTPSYLEQLYAFGAVDRSPTRVVSIVYWALLRQDDVDAQSAAHRASGLAPENVRWFDLGDLPPLAFDHRKIVDYALWRLRSKVGYSRVAHGFLPAEFTLADLREAYEAILGKHLDPANFRRQVESAGNLLPTDRFRTGSHRPARLYRYNTDVELADRGPLGPEETSTR from the coding sequence ATGACTCAAACCAGAGGCATCGATGTCGCCGTGTCGACCGTGATCCTCACGCTGCGTCGCACCGAGGACGGCGCTGCGGTGCTCGCGTTGCCGCTGGTGCTGCGCACCCGAGAGCCGTTCGCCGACCAGTGGGCTCTGCCCGGCGGATGGCTGACTCCGACCGAATCACCGGTCGACGCCGCCGCCCGCACGCTCGCCGAAACGACGGGGCTCACGCCCAGCTACCTCGAGCAGCTCTACGCCTTCGGAGCCGTCGACCGCTCCCCCACTCGTGTGGTCTCGATCGTCTACTGGGCGCTGCTGCGTCAGGACGACGTCGACGCGCAGAGCGCCGCGCATCGAGCATCCGGTCTCGCTCCCGAGAACGTGCGCTGGTTCGATCTCGGCGACCTGCCGCCGCTCGCCTTCGATCACCGAAAGATCGTCGACTACGCGCTCTGGCGTCTGCGCAGCAAGGTCGGCTACAGCCGCGTCGCCCACGGGTTCCTCCCTGCGGAGTTCACCCTGGCCGACCTCCGCGAGGCATACGAGGCGATCCTCGGAAAGCACCTGGATCCGGCTAACTTCCGCCGTCAGGTCGAGTCCGCCGGCAACCTGCTCCCGACCGACCGGTTCCGCACCGGCAGTCACCGCCCCGCCCGCCTGTACCGCTACAACACCGATGTCGAGCTGGCCGATCGCGGCCCTCTCGGCCCTGAGGAGACGAGCACCCGATGA
- a CDS encoding ABC transporter substrate-binding protein, producing the protein MIRNGRRKIALTAVAGASVLALGLTACGAGGGDEGSGGDSDRALRVWAGSQTPITANYNPFAPTVLHGALGPIFEPLFFFNKTADAEPVGLIGDSFEYNEDGTAITITIKPDLKWSDGEPLTAADVAFSFSYEANNPEGNGLVSAEATDDTTVVLTYTTAQYTTEFQRLGSTYILPEHVWSEVADFANFANEEPVGSGAYVVDKTTSESYTLVANENFRDADELGVKKVQYIAVDNNQTAQDLLAAGKLDWTGMFIPNPDDVTGNGAIDWINTPQDPTVLYTCSNAELGCTGPQTDVAVRQALNVAIDRAAIKDKAFVGLTGDISPTFALLPRDEKWVADSANEVSPQEADAAEAGEILEAAGYTKDGDYYAKDGVPLELSLISVDGWTDYNDAAKLIAEQAEAAGIKVTASTVQWQEFSDARQGGDFQLIVGGVIGTSVADPFQIYRDWFGGTAVESTSPVGAEVPAGRWNFSRYSNPVVDTAIQSAVSTNDETEKKELYATIQTEIVRDLPYIPLVINATQTFYNTKDFTGWPTEEDLYAFPPSWGAIAAGYVLTQLEPVK; encoded by the coding sequence ATGATCCGTAACGGAAGGCGCAAGATAGCGCTCACCGCTGTGGCGGGGGCATCCGTCCTCGCCCTGGGTTTGACGGCCTGTGGCGCAGGCGGCGGCGACGAGGGGAGCGGCGGCGACAGCGACCGGGCTCTTCGCGTGTGGGCCGGCAGCCAGACCCCCATCACCGCGAACTACAACCCGTTCGCCCCGACCGTGCTCCATGGTGCGCTCGGGCCGATCTTCGAGCCGCTGTTCTTCTTCAACAAGACGGCCGACGCCGAACCGGTCGGCCTGATCGGCGACTCGTTCGAGTACAACGAGGACGGCACGGCGATCACGATCACCATCAAGCCCGACCTCAAGTGGAGCGACGGAGAGCCGCTCACCGCGGCCGACGTCGCATTCTCCTTCTCGTACGAGGCCAATAACCCCGAGGGCAACGGCCTGGTCTCCGCCGAGGCGACCGATGACACCACGGTCGTGCTCACCTACACGACCGCGCAGTACACGACCGAGTTCCAGCGTCTGGGATCGACCTACATCCTTCCCGAGCACGTCTGGTCGGAGGTCGCCGACTTCGCGAACTTCGCCAACGAGGAGCCTGTCGGTTCCGGCGCCTACGTCGTCGACAAGACGACGAGCGAGTCCTACACGCTCGTCGCCAACGAGAACTTCCGCGACGCCGACGAGCTCGGAGTCAAGAAGGTCCAGTACATCGCGGTCGACAACAACCAGACCGCTCAGGACCTGCTCGCCGCGGGCAAGCTCGACTGGACGGGCATGTTCATCCCGAACCCCGACGACGTCACGGGCAACGGCGCGATCGACTGGATCAACACCCCGCAGGACCCGACGGTGCTCTACACCTGCTCGAACGCCGAGCTCGGCTGCACCGGTCCCCAGACGGATGTCGCGGTTCGCCAGGCGCTCAACGTCGCCATCGACCGTGCGGCGATCAAGGACAAGGCGTTCGTCGGTCTGACCGGAGACATCTCGCCCACCTTCGCTCTGCTTCCGCGTGATGAGAAGTGGGTCGCGGACTCCGCCAACGAGGTCAGCCCCCAGGAGGCCGACGCCGCGGAGGCGGGCGAGATCCTCGAGGCTGCCGGCTACACGAAGGACGGCGACTACTACGCGAAGGACGGCGTGCCGCTCGAGCTCAGCCTGATCTCGGTTGACGGCTGGACCGACTACAACGACGCCGCGAAGCTGATCGCCGAGCAGGCAGAGGCGGCCGGCATCAAGGTCACGGCATCCACGGTGCAGTGGCAGGAGTTCTCAGACGCCCGCCAGGGCGGCGACTTCCAGCTGATCGTCGGCGGTGTCATCGGCACGTCTGTGGCCGACCCGTTCCAGATCTACCGCGACTGGTTCGGCGGCACGGCGGTGGAGTCCACCAGCCCGGTCGGCGCCGAGGTGCCTGCCGGCCGCTGGAACTTCAGCCGGTACAGCAACCCCGTGGTCGACACCGCAATCCAGTCCGCTGTCAGCACGAACGACGAGACCGAGAAGAAGGAGCTGTACGCCACGATCCAGACCGAGATCGTGCGCGACCTGCCCTACATCCCGCTCGTGATCAACGCGACGCAGACCTTCTACAACACGAAGGACTTCACGGGCTGGCCGACGGAGGAGGACCTCTACGCCTTCCCGCCGTCCTGGGGAGCGATCGCGGCGGGCTACGTCCTGACGCAGCTCGAGCCGGTCAAGTAA
- a CDS encoding ABC transporter permease translates to MKFYARRIGFYAFTLWAAISLNFLLPRLMPGNPADIMIAKMQRAGGEVSETTIRNIKLLLGGDDSSLWEQYIAYWGRMLQGDLGISVTKFPAPVSELIGQALPWTLILVGTVTVISFILGVALGAWAGWKRGTWVDHLIPATTVLQSIPYFWMALLLVSVFAVGLGWFPIFGGYDVFEFPDGPEPTWAFFTNALSHALLPAITIVISSVGGWMFGMRNMMVQTMAEDYVLTAEAKGLRPRRIMTTYAARNAAIPSIAGFSITLGFVVAGSIVMEQVFTYPGIGKLMFQAVTNNDYALMQGLFLVITITVLAANFIMDLVYGFIDPRARQNV, encoded by the coding sequence ATGAAGTTCTATGCACGAAGAATCGGGTTCTACGCGTTCACGCTGTGGGCTGCGATCTCACTCAACTTCCTGCTTCCCCGGCTCATGCCGGGGAACCCGGCGGACATCATGATCGCCAAGATGCAGCGTGCGGGCGGCGAGGTCTCCGAGACCACGATCCGCAACATCAAGCTGCTTCTCGGCGGCGATGACTCGTCCCTCTGGGAGCAGTACATCGCGTACTGGGGGCGGATGCTCCAGGGCGACCTGGGCATCTCCGTCACCAAGTTCCCCGCGCCGGTGAGCGAGCTGATCGGCCAGGCGCTGCCCTGGACGCTCATCCTCGTCGGCACGGTCACGGTGATCTCCTTCATCCTCGGCGTCGCGCTCGGTGCCTGGGCGGGGTGGAAGCGCGGTACCTGGGTCGACCACCTGATCCCGGCGACCACCGTGCTGCAGTCGATCCCGTACTTCTGGATGGCGCTGCTCCTCGTCTCGGTGTTCGCTGTCGGACTCGGCTGGTTCCCGATCTTCGGCGGCTATGACGTCTTCGAGTTCCCCGACGGCCCCGAACCGACCTGGGCGTTCTTCACGAATGCCCTCTCACACGCACTCCTACCCGCCATCACCATCGTCATCTCGTCGGTCGGCGGCTGGATGTTCGGAATGCGCAACATGATGGTGCAGACCATGGCCGAGGACTACGTGCTCACGGCCGAGGCGAAGGGACTCCGTCCGCGCCGCATCATGACCACCTATGCCGCCCGCAACGCCGCGATCCCCTCGATCGCGGGCTTCTCGATCACTCTCGGCTTCGTCGTGGCCGGATCGATCGTCATGGAGCAGGTGTTCACCTACCCGGGCATCGGCAAGCTGATGTTCCAGGCGGTCACGAACAACGACTACGCGCTGATGCAGGGGCTCTTCCTCGTCATCACCATCACGGTGCTCGCCGCCAACTTCATCATGGACCTCGTCTATGGCTTCATCGACCCGAGGGCTCGCCAGAATGTCTGA
- a CDS encoding ABC transporter permease, with translation MSDTENAVLITKDQPTTQPASTISLATQRGRKRRRVLPITSPKFVVGAVIVLSIVLFAIIAPIFSQNPRSTDNPALLPPSPEHWLGTTKLGNDMFAQLAIGAQGSLLVGVVAGGIAIILSLLFGVLAGYLGGWREDALALLTNVMIVIPGLPLVMVIASFVPERNWQLVAFVLGITSWAGAAYVLRLQTRSLRTRDYVYASKVAGERSFRVILVEIMPNLLPLLTAQFLFAIIFAILGEAGLSYLGLGPTSSITWGTILNDAQSGQALGRGAWWWFVPPGVMIALLGAGLALINFAIDEVINPKLRNAPDAARRVRKAAKMKGLAA, from the coding sequence ATGTCTGACACCGAGAACGCAGTGCTGATCACGAAGGATCAGCCCACGACCCAGCCCGCGAGCACCATCTCGCTGGCGACCCAGCGGGGGCGCAAGCGCCGCCGGGTGCTCCCGATCACCTCGCCGAAGTTCGTCGTCGGCGCTGTCATCGTCCTGTCGATCGTGCTCTTCGCGATCATCGCGCCGATCTTCTCGCAGAATCCGCGGAGTACCGACAACCCGGCCCTGCTCCCTCCGTCGCCGGAGCACTGGCTCGGCACCACCAAGCTCGGCAACGACATGTTCGCCCAACTCGCGATCGGCGCTCAGGGTTCACTGCTGGTCGGCGTCGTCGCCGGCGGCATCGCGATCATCCTGTCCCTCCTCTTCGGGGTTCTCGCCGGATACCTCGGCGGATGGCGGGAGGATGCGCTCGCACTGCTGACCAACGTCATGATCGTGATTCCCGGACTGCCGCTGGTCATGGTGATCGCGTCGTTCGTCCCGGAGCGCAACTGGCAGCTCGTCGCCTTCGTGCTCGGAATCACGTCCTGGGCCGGCGCCGCCTATGTGCTGCGTCTGCAGACTCGATCGCTGCGCACCCGTGACTACGTCTACGCGTCGAAGGTCGCGGGGGAGAGGTCCTTCCGGGTCATCCTCGTCGAGATCATGCCGAACCTGCTGCCGCTGCTCACCGCGCAGTTCCTGTTCGCGATCATCTTCGCGATCCTCGGCGAGGCCGGTCTCTCGTACCTCGGTCTCGGCCCCACCTCATCGATCACCTGGGGGACCATCCTCAACGATGCGCAGTCGGGCCAGGCTCTCGGCCGAGGCGCGTGGTGGTGGTTCGTACCGCCGGGAGTGATGATCGCCCTGCTCGGTGCGGGACTCGCTCTCATCAACTTCGCGATCGACGAGGTCATCAACCCCAAGCTCCGCAACGCGCCGGATGCGGCTCGCCGTGTGCGCAAGGCGGCCAAGATGAAGGGACTCGCCGCATGA
- a CDS encoding ABC transporter ATP-binding protein, giving the protein MSAPDAVLTARNVSIEYEVDPPVKAVRDVSLTLNRGEILGLAGESGCGKTTLAYGMNRLLKAPALMTGGEIVFHDRDGHDIDIVALDGDGLRAFRWDKISMVFQGAMNSLNPVISVRAQIFDIFDTHRPGMSKKDKQARAEELLTLVGVDPSRLTSFPHELSGGMRQRMMIAMALALDPQVMIMDEPTTALDVVVQRGIIREIMRLRERLGFAVIFITHDLPMLIEISDRIAVMLQGQIVEEGTAEEIYRTPQHEYTKKLLSSFPSLTGERGDFVRTGNQPSQEEIR; this is encoded by the coding sequence ATGAGCGCTCCGGACGCGGTTCTGACCGCACGCAACGTGTCGATCGAGTACGAGGTCGACCCGCCCGTCAAGGCGGTTCGCGATGTCTCGCTCACGCTCAACCGAGGAGAGATCCTGGGACTGGCCGGCGAATCGGGCTGCGGCAAGACGACGCTCGCCTACGGCATGAACCGGCTGCTCAAGGCGCCGGCGCTCATGACCGGCGGCGAGATCGTGTTCCACGATCGCGATGGCCACGACATCGACATCGTCGCCCTCGACGGAGACGGGCTGCGGGCGTTCCGCTGGGACAAGATCTCGATGGTGTTCCAGGGCGCGATGAACTCGCTCAACCCGGTGATCAGCGTCCGTGCGCAGATCTTCGACATCTTCGACACCCACCGACCGGGCATGTCCAAGAAGGACAAGCAGGCGAGGGCCGAAGAGCTCCTGACTCTCGTCGGCGTCGACCCGTCACGGCTCACGAGCTTCCCTCACGAGCTCTCGGGCGGCATGCGTCAGCGCATGATGATCGCGATGGCGCTGGCTCTGGATCCGCAGGTGATGATCATGGACGAGCCGACCACGGCGCTCGACGTCGTGGTGCAGCGCGGCATCATCCGCGAGATCATGCGGCTACGCGAGCGTCTCGGCTTCGCCGTCATCTTCATCACCCATGATCTGCCGATGCTGATCGAGATCAGCGACCGCATCGCCGTGATGCTGCAGGGGCAGATCGTCGAAGAGGGCACGGCCGAGGAGATCTACCGCACGCCGCAGCACGAGTACACCAAGAAGCTGCTGTCGAGCTTCCCGAGTCTGACCGGTGAGCGCGGCGACTTCGTCCGCACCGGCAACCAGCCCAGCCAGGAGGAGATCCGATGA